A section of the Pseudomonas sp. Q1-7 genome encodes:
- a CDS encoding EAL domain-containing protein, whose amino-acid sequence MYADADILVVEDSPTQATELQYMLESVGCKVRVARNGVEALARIAEQRPTIVISDIVMPEMDGYELCRQLKSSAQTQNIPVILVTSLADARDVVHGLASGADNFIVKPFDEKYLMSRIRYFLVNLELRTHERVQMGVEVVLEGERHFITAGRQQILDLLISTYEQGVRLNHELQLKHDELARSNSLLNCLFHFTSGLTDAQSEQHVIDAALRRILEFPDAEAAWLLMADAPEPSEPTRVAGTRARGRAFGLEMLSACARNCPCRHAWISDGMSQPCNFEGCPALVELSGTPVHASIPLVLGGEIIGMLNVVQGDARAWSDEALNALASIGRQLAMALGRVRLFESMEKLVEQRTEALAKSEALLRNVLDSLPVGVLVSDPQGRLIMSNPESSLIWGGAHPIGEESDRQYRGRWADSDEPIRPDDWSVMRAVKQGLVSRNEMIDIQTFTGRHKTILNSAVPILDRNEAIQGAIVVFQDITEQRRRDLEIRIRTRAVEASVNAVVITDNEQPDQPIVYVNPAFERITGYSAEEVIGRNCRFLQGEDRDQPSLDNIRRLLHAQEEGGALLRNYRKDGSAFWNDLKVAPVVNDRGKVSHFVGILHDITEAKRYQEELEHQANHDSLTGLPNRNLLNDRISQAIAQAARKHGSFTLAFMDIDRFKVVNDSLGHNAGDQLLIQVAERLRDRVREIDTVARLGGDEFVILLTDTDQLGEQVSWLERLKQSIAAPVMLGEHEMVVSCSIGFCCYPSDGRDAGTLLRNADTAMYQAKHQGRNRICAFMPEMNQQVQMRLSVERETRLGLQNHEFMVVYQPQLDLQNGRLCGFEALVRWNRGGKVVSPNEFIPLAEETGWIVSIDFYVFEMVCKQLAIWRRVFNHGLSVAVNFSAISFAETDFTERVLGILKMHGISPRWIKIELTENILMTNADDALQKMRALCDEGIRFSIDDFGTGYSSLGYLKRFPFSQLKIDRSFVTDVLTEPDSASLARSMISIGHNLGIKVIAEGVEQVEQLGFLRAAGCDELQGYYYSPPLPPQACIQFLQDGAALSLPANIIDGNERYLLIVDDEPGILNALKRTLRLENYRILTASSSAEAMSLLATHGVDVVLTDLRLTDTNGVEFLRRLKVIFPDVIRMVLSGSTEVSSILKSVNEGVIYRFITKPWDPDDLRIQLREAFQQRELHREIKRMRQQIALAQG is encoded by the coding sequence ATGTACGCCGATGCGGACATCCTGGTGGTGGAGGACAGCCCGACGCAGGCCACCGAGTTGCAGTACATGCTGGAATCCGTTGGTTGCAAGGTGCGGGTCGCCCGGAACGGCGTCGAAGCACTGGCGCGCATTGCCGAGCAGCGTCCGACCATCGTCATCAGCGACATCGTCATGCCGGAAATGGACGGCTACGAGCTGTGCCGCCAGCTCAAGAGTTCTGCCCAGACCCAGAACATCCCGGTCATCCTGGTCACCTCCCTGGCCGATGCCCGCGACGTGGTCCACGGACTGGCGTCGGGGGCCGATAACTTCATCGTCAAGCCGTTCGACGAGAAGTACCTGATGTCGCGCATCCGCTACTTCCTGGTCAACCTGGAGCTGCGCACCCACGAGCGGGTGCAGATGGGCGTGGAAGTGGTGCTGGAAGGGGAGCGGCATTTCATCACCGCCGGGCGCCAGCAGATCCTCGACCTGTTGATTTCCACCTACGAACAGGGGGTGCGCCTGAATCATGAGCTGCAGCTCAAGCACGACGAGCTGGCCCGCAGCAACTCGCTGCTCAATTGCCTGTTCCATTTCACCAGCGGCCTGACCGACGCCCAGAGCGAGCAACATGTAATCGATGCCGCGCTGCGGCGCATCCTGGAGTTCCCCGATGCGGAGGCGGCCTGGCTGCTGATGGCCGATGCCCCGGAGCCCAGCGAGCCGACCCGCGTGGCCGGGACGCGAGCGCGCGGGCGGGCATTCGGCCTGGAGATGCTGTCGGCCTGCGCGCGCAACTGCCCATGCCGGCATGCCTGGATCAGCGACGGCATGAGCCAGCCGTGCAACTTCGAAGGTTGTCCCGCTCTGGTCGAACTGTCCGGCACGCCGGTGCATGCCAGCATTCCGTTGGTCTTGGGAGGGGAGATCATCGGCATGCTCAACGTGGTGCAGGGCGACGCCAGGGCCTGGAGCGACGAGGCGCTCAACGCGCTGGCCTCGATCGGCCGGCAACTGGCGATGGCGCTGGGCCGGGTGCGTCTGTTCGAGAGCATGGAGAAGCTGGTGGAGCAGCGCACCGAGGCGCTGGCGAAGAGCGAAGCCTTGCTGCGCAACGTACTGGACAGCCTGCCGGTGGGCGTACTGGTGTCCGACCCCCAGGGCCGGCTGATCATGAGCAACCCTGAAAGCAGCCTGATCTGGGGCGGTGCGCATCCCATCGGGGAGGAGAGCGACCGTCAGTACCGCGGCCGGTGGGCCGACAGCGACGAACCGATCAGGCCGGACGACTGGTCGGTGATGCGCGCGGTCAAGCAGGGGCTGGTGTCGCGCAATGAGATGATCGACATCCAGACCTTTACGGGCAGGCACAAGACCATCCTCAATTCGGCGGTGCCCATCCTTGACCGCAACGAGGCGATCCAGGGCGCGATCGTGGTCTTCCAGGACATCACCGAGCAGCGCCGCCGGGATCTGGAAATACGCATCCGCACCCGTGCGGTCGAGGCCAGCGTGAATGCCGTGGTGATTACCGACAACGAGCAGCCCGACCAGCCCATCGTCTACGTGAACCCGGCCTTCGAGCGCATCACCGGCTACTCGGCCGAGGAAGTGATCGGCCGCAATTGCCGGTTCCTCCAGGGCGAGGACCGCGATCAGCCGAGCCTCGACAATATCCGCCGGCTGCTGCACGCGCAGGAGGAGGGGGGCGCGCTGCTGCGCAACTACCGCAAGGACGGCTCGGCGTTCTGGAACGATCTGAAGGTGGCCCCGGTGGTGAATGATCGGGGCAAGGTCAGCCACTTCGTCGGCATCCTTCACGACATCACCGAAGCCAAGCGCTACCAGGAAGAGCTGGAGCACCAGGCCAACCACGACAGCCTCACCGGCCTGCCGAATCGCAACCTGCTCAACGACCGCATCAGCCAGGCTATCGCCCAGGCTGCGCGCAAGCACGGCAGTTTCACCCTGGCGTTCATGGATATCGACCGCTTCAAGGTGGTCAACGACAGCCTCGGCCACAACGCCGGCGACCAGTTGCTGATCCAGGTGGCGGAACGATTGCGCGACCGGGTGCGGGAGATCGATACGGTGGCGCGCCTCGGCGGTGACGAGTTTGTCATCCTGCTGACCGATACCGACCAGCTCGGCGAGCAGGTGTCGTGGCTGGAGCGCCTCAAGCAGAGCATCGCCGCGCCGGTGATGCTGGGTGAGCACGAAATGGTGGTGAGCTGCAGCATCGGCTTCTGTTGCTACCCCAGCGACGGTCGCGATGCCGGTACCCTGCTGCGCAATGCCGACACGGCGATGTACCAGGCCAAGCACCAGGGGCGCAATCGCATCTGTGCCTTCATGCCGGAGATGAACCAGCAGGTGCAGATGCGCCTGTCGGTGGAACGGGAAACCCGCCTGGGCCTGCAGAACCACGAGTTCATGGTGGTCTATCAACCGCAACTGGACCTGCAGAATGGCCGGTTGTGCGGCTTCGAAGCCCTGGTGCGCTGGAACCGTGGCGGCAAGGTCGTGAGCCCCAACGAGTTCATTCCCCTGGCGGAGGAGACTGGCTGGATCGTCTCGATCGATTTCTACGTGTTCGAAATGGTCTGCAAGCAGTTGGCCATCTGGCGTCGTGTGTTCAACCACGGCCTGAGCGTGGCGGTGAACTTCTCCGCAATCAGCTTTGCCGAGACCGATTTCACCGAGCGGGTGCTCGGCATCCTCAAGATGCACGGGATCTCGCCGCGCTGGATCAAGATCGAACTGACCGAGAATATCCTCATGACCAACGCCGATGACGCCTTGCAGAAGATGCGCGCGCTCTGCGACGAAGGCATCCGCTTCTCCATCGACGATTTCGGCACGGGTTACTCCTCGCTCGGTTACCTGAAGCGCTTCCCCTTCAGCCAGTTGAAGATCGACCGCAGCTTCGTCACCGATGTGCTGACCGAGCCCGACAGCGCTTCGCTGGCGCGCTCGATGATCTCGATCGGCCACAACCTGGGCATCAAGGTGATCGCCGAAGGCGTGGAGCAGGTTGAGCAATTGGGTTTTCTGCGAGCCGCCGGCTGTGACGAGTTGCAGGGTTATTACTACTCGCCACCCCTGCCACCCCAGGCGTGCATACAGTTCCTGCAGGACGGCGCGGCGCTCTCGTTGCCGGCGAATATCATCGACGGCAACGAGCGCTACCTGCTGATCGTCGACGACGAGCCGGGCATTCTCAATGCACTGAAGCGGACGCTACGGCTGGAGAACTATCGGATTCTCACCGCCAGTAGTAGTGCCGAGGCGATGAGCCTGCTGGCGACCCATGGTGTGGATGTGGTGCTGACCGACCTGCGTCTTACCGACACGAACGGCGTGGAGTTCCTGCGTCGGCTGAAGGTGATCTTCCCTGATGTGATCCGTATGGTGCTCAGTGGCTCCACGGAGGTCAGCAGCATCCTCAAGTCGGTGAACGAAGGCGTGATCTACCGCTTCATCACCAAGCCCTGGGACCCGGACGACCTGCGCATTCAATTGCGCGAGGCCTTCCAGCAGCGGGAGCTGCACCGGGAGATCAAGCGCATGCGCCAGCAGATCGCCCTGGCCCAGGGGTGA
- a CDS encoding chemotaxis protein CheB — protein MRVLIVDDSVVARMLLRAVFEGEGYLVREAGSGDDALKVLLGFTPDIVTMDVHMPGMDGYETTERILERYPLPVVVLTASANAYAAATAMRALEAGALAVLEKPSGPDAADFDERVAEVLRTLRSMAQVKIVRRPRKGSGEGPRQQTISQLVAHTAQLSPKIVAIAASAGGPAALKSLLERLQPPQPWPLVLVQHIAAGFLPSFRQWLETLTHLPVLIAEDGQVLAPGQLYLAPDGHHLGVASDLRVALDGGPPEELVRPSANFMFRSVARQFGRRAIGIQLSGMGRDGAQGLAELHRGGALTLVQEPASAMIDSMPQAAIGLQAARQVLTPDAMAAVLNLIAERVASKGA, from the coding sequence ATGCGTGTACTGATAGTCGACGACTCGGTGGTGGCACGCATGCTGCTGCGCGCGGTGTTCGAGGGGGAGGGCTATCTGGTGCGGGAGGCCGGCTCCGGGGATGATGCGTTGAAGGTGTTGCTGGGGTTCACGCCCGATATCGTCACCATGGATGTGCACATGCCCGGCATGGACGGCTACGAAACCACCGAGCGCATCCTCGAACGCTATCCGCTTCCGGTGGTGGTGCTGACCGCCAGCGCCAACGCCTATGCGGCGGCCACCGCCATGCGTGCCCTGGAGGCCGGAGCCCTGGCGGTGCTGGAGAAACCGTCCGGCCCCGATGCGGCGGATTTCGACGAACGCGTGGCTGAAGTCCTGCGGACCCTGCGCAGCATGGCCCAGGTGAAAATCGTGCGGCGCCCGCGCAAAGGCAGCGGCGAAGGGCCCAGGCAGCAGACCATCTCGCAGCTGGTGGCGCATACCGCGCAACTGTCGCCGAAGATCGTCGCCATCGCCGCTTCGGCAGGTGGCCCGGCGGCGCTCAAGAGCCTGCTGGAGCGGCTGCAGCCGCCGCAGCCCTGGCCGCTGGTGCTGGTTCAGCACATCGCGGCCGGTTTCCTGCCGAGTTTCCGCCAGTGGCTGGAAACCCTCACACACTTGCCGGTGCTGATCGCCGAGGACGGCCAGGTACTGGCCCCGGGGCAGCTCTATCTCGCGCCGGACGGCCATCATCTGGGCGTCGCCAGCGACCTCCGGGTGGCCCTCGACGGTGGACCGCCGGAGGAACTGGTGCGGCCGTCGGCCAACTTCATGTTCCGCTCCGTGGCCCGCCAGTTCGGCAGGCGGGCCATCGGCATCCAGCTGTCCGGAATGGGACGCGATGGTGCCCAGGGGCTGGCCGAGCTGCATCGCGGCGGTGCCCTGACGCTGGTACAGGAGCCGGCCAGCGCCATGATCGACTCGATGCCGCAGGCCGCCATCGGCCTGCAGGCGGCTCGCCAGGTACTGACGCCGGACGCGATGGCGGCCGTGCTCAATCTGATTGCTGAACGTGTGGCGTCGAAGGGCGCATGA